The following are from one region of the Paenibacillus sabinae T27 genome:
- a CDS encoding class I SAM-dependent rRNA methyltransferase has translation MASVILQRSRKKRLEAGHPWIYGNEVETVEGNPEEGGLVDVFSHQRKYLATGYYNPASQIRIRVVSHKPLEAMDTAFFTERFASCLKHRERFLGGENAYRLVYGEADFLPGLIVDRFGDVLVVQLLTLGMDKRRAEIVDALVQVLNPKGIYERSDVSVRELEGLEQKTGVLYGECPRHVTVTENGLKLIVDIEQGQKTGYFFDQRENRASIAPLMTGWGVRSGITLQEVASEDGLTRKVPVNKSGKEVTFPYWDGATVLECFSHTGSFTLNACKYGAKKVTCLDVSAHAIESAKANVELNGFSDRVEFVVDDAFQYLRSQAKGLEERAERSAANTLSASPEKSQAAAKGGKTAVKTDTSKPMTAGGGRTWDVVILDPPAFAKTKSAVKGACRGYKDINLHGMKLVNEGGYLVTASCSYHMRPELFLETIAEAAEDAGKVLRLIEWRAAGKDHPQILGVDEGHYLKFAIFEVTSK, from the coding sequence TTGGCATCGGTAATTTTACAGCGCAGCCGCAAAAAAAGGCTGGAAGCGGGACATCCGTGGATTTACGGCAACGAAGTGGAGACGGTGGAGGGGAATCCCGAAGAGGGAGGTCTGGTAGACGTCTTCAGCCATCAACGAAAATATTTGGCGACCGGATATTACAATCCGGCTTCGCAGATTCGAATCCGAGTCGTGTCGCACAAGCCGCTGGAGGCGATGGACACGGCGTTTTTCACGGAAAGATTTGCCAGTTGTCTGAAGCACCGCGAACGGTTCCTCGGCGGGGAGAACGCTTATAGGCTGGTTTACGGCGAGGCCGATTTTTTGCCGGGTCTGATTGTCGACCGCTTCGGAGACGTGCTCGTCGTGCAGCTGCTGACGCTCGGAATGGACAAGCGCCGCGCCGAAATTGTTGATGCGCTCGTACAAGTGCTGAATCCGAAGGGGATCTATGAACGAAGCGATGTCTCTGTCCGCGAGCTTGAGGGCCTGGAGCAGAAGACGGGGGTTCTGTATGGAGAATGTCCCCGCCATGTTACAGTGACCGAGAACGGACTAAAGCTGATTGTCGACATCGAGCAGGGCCAGAAGACAGGGTATTTCTTTGATCAGAGGGAAAACCGCGCGTCCATCGCTCCGCTGATGACCGGCTGGGGAGTCCGCAGCGGGATTACGCTCCAGGAGGTTGCGAGTGAAGACGGCTTGACCCGGAAGGTTCCCGTCAACAAGAGCGGCAAAGAAGTCACCTTCCCATACTGGGACGGCGCTACCGTGCTCGAATGCTTCTCGCATACGGGGAGTTTTACGCTGAACGCCTGCAAATACGGGGCCAAAAAGGTCACCTGCCTCGACGTTTCCGCGCATGCGATTGAAAGCGCCAAAGCCAACGTCGAGCTGAACGGTTTTAGCGACCGGGTGGAGTTCGTCGTGGACGACGCTTTCCAATATTTGCGCAGCCAGGCGAAAGGGCTGGAAGAACGGGCGGAACGCTCCGCCGCGAATACCTTGTCCGCTTCGCCGGAGAAGTCTCAGGCAGCAGCAAAAGGGGGCAAAACCGCCGTCAAGACGGATACCTCGAAGCCGATGACGGCCGGTGGAGGACGCACCTGGGATGTCGTCATTCTCGATCCGCCCGCTTTTGCCAAGACGAAGAGCGCGGTCAAAGGGGCTTGCCGCGGCTATAAGGACATCAACCTGCACGGCATGAAGCTCGTGAATGAAGGCGGCTATCTGGTTACCGCGAGCTGTTCCTATCACATGCGTCCCGAGCTGTTTCTGGAGACGATTGCCGAAGCCGCCGAGGATGCGGGGAAGGTGCTGCGGCTGATCGAGTGGCGCGCCGCGGGCAAGGATCATCCGCAAATTTTGGGCGTGGACGAGGGGCATTACCTGAAGTTTGCCATTTTTGAGGTGACCTCCAAGTAA
- the prmA gene encoding 50S ribosomal protein L11 methyltransferase → MRWHELTIHTTEEAQEMISAMLHDAGAGGVSIEESGTLNKDRDTRYGELYDEPLNDIPEGEAVIKGYFTEETPMDGICAELAPRIEELREFGIDPGKAEISWKTVDEEDWAHAWKQYFKPLRLSERLTIKPVWEEYTPESPDEKIIVLDPGMAFGTGTHPTTALCLRALEKAIKGGEEVIDVGTGSGILAVGAMLLGARSVLALDLDPVAVYSAMENVKLNGLSDVITVKESDLLSLLGGEGAVDTPAGAMWPSARPSQRPAESGAADEAAGADASVLDGPDGSPAAGLDSAQGGLGVTLPVKIVVANILAEILVLFTDDVYRALQPGGIYISSGIYKDKEALVRKALLASGFEIREVTREEDWVAFTAGKR, encoded by the coding sequence ATGCGATGGCATGAATTGACGATACATACGACCGAAGAAGCGCAGGAGATGATTTCCGCAATGCTGCATGATGCGGGAGCCGGGGGCGTTTCCATTGAAGAATCCGGCACGCTGAACAAGGACCGCGACACGCGCTACGGCGAGCTCTACGACGAGCCGCTGAACGATATTCCCGAAGGGGAAGCGGTGATTAAGGGCTATTTCACTGAAGAAACCCCGATGGACGGCATTTGCGCGGAGCTAGCGCCACGCATTGAGGAGCTGCGGGAATTCGGGATCGATCCCGGCAAGGCGGAGATCAGCTGGAAGACAGTGGATGAAGAAGACTGGGCTCATGCTTGGAAGCAGTATTTCAAGCCGCTACGGTTAAGTGAACGGCTGACGATCAAGCCGGTATGGGAAGAGTACACTCCCGAAAGCCCGGACGAGAAAATCATCGTGCTCGACCCCGGCATGGCCTTTGGCACCGGCACCCATCCGACGACCGCCCTATGTCTGCGAGCGCTGGAGAAAGCGATCAAAGGCGGAGAAGAAGTGATCGATGTCGGAACAGGCTCGGGTATTCTGGCCGTCGGCGCGATGCTGCTGGGAGCGCGGTCCGTACTTGCATTGGATCTTGACCCCGTGGCCGTATACAGCGCCATGGAGAACGTGAAGCTGAACGGTCTCTCGGACGTCATCACGGTAAAAGAGAGTGATCTTCTGTCCCTGCTCGGCGGAGAAGGAGCGGTGGATACGCCTGCGGGAGCGATGTGGCCCTCGGCAAGGCCGTCGCAGCGGCCGGCCGAAAGCGGTGCGGCGGACGAAGCCGCCGGAGCAGACGCATCGGTGCTTGACGGCCCGGACGGCAGTCCGGCAGCCGGTTTGGATTCTGCGCAGGGCGGACTCGGCGTGACGCTGCCGGTTAAGATTGTGGTGGCGAATATTTTGGCGGAGATTCTCGTGCTGTTCACGGATGACGTATACCGGGCGCTGCAGCCCGGCGGAATTTATATCTCTTCCGGCATTTACAAGGATAAAGAAGCGCTGGTAAGGAAGGCTCTGCTGGCCTCCGGCTTTGAAATCCGTGAAGTGACGAGAGAAGAAGACTGGGTGGCATTCACAGCCGGAAAGAGGTAA
- the addB gene encoding helicase-exonuclease AddAB subunit AddB, with translation MSVTFLIGRSGSGKTTKIWNAICSALREDPLGPPIIQLVPEQGSFSAEQGLLGACDVRGSLRAQTLSFPRLSYRVKQETGGRGSVPIGDEGKKMLLYKILSRRKEELKLFGASSDRPGFVDQLSRLHAELKRCCLGASDLEEQISRLTESAGRSPILVGKLADLKLVFGDLEKEMSHLYMDEEDRLAELAELIPNSSFVKGSTIFVDGFRGFTAREFTVLRQLMLHAADITVALTLDRPFLGVNRPHELDLFHPSASAYIKLRGMAEELGAEVWDEMLSPSVLPRFAEAPALAHLERGFDRRLAYRGPEPAEEEITIRAAVNKRAEIEGALREMMRLAREQGAKYGEMAVFVRKLEDYDYLVPALFRDYGVPFFLDRKEGELHHSLVEFIRSALDIVRRRWRYEDVFRCIKTGFLLPADGSLTRDDMDTLENYVLACGIQGYRWTDKNYKWKAIPSLSLEGGGKTDNRLVPLMEACREAVTGPLIAFERRIKRSRSGGDLCRTVFELLEDTSAPRKLEYMSAAALEEGRTQDAREHRQLWGAILDLLDQIVEMMGDEALSFDIFAGILETGLAELRMGLVPPSLDQVLVGTMDRTRTTGVKYAFLLGFNEGVVPALIQEDGVLSETERSFLEGAGMELAPGASRKMLDERFLIYNALTSASRKLWISYACTDDEGKSLLPSEVVRHLRRMYPEVAEHPLHSLPVSAPPEEHREFIGNPKQSLRMLIVQLRQWKQGQNIPAVWWEVYNWFADNAEWRPDLQTLTGSLFYRNAGAPLRRETSLRLYGGSTLRGSVSRMEKFVSCPFSHFASYGLRLKERQLYKLQAPDIGQLFHAALSSMAAKLRDEGRSWGAMTPDECRMEAGKTVDMLSPMLQGEILLSSKRYGYISRKLKNIVGRASVILGEHARRGSFDIAFLELDFGPGKPLPPLRIELPNGCLMEVVGRIDRVDTAEGENGILLRVIDYKSSRKDLKLHEVYYGLSLQMLTYLDVLLTYAEEWLGEPAFPAGTLYFHVHDPLLSSANGMNLEQAQQELLKRFKMKGLLMADREVVSLMDTSLDKGHSSIVPVAIKSDGSFYSSASVATPEQWGRLLSSVRGTITEIGTRITEGDVAITPYRIQQETACTFCSYRAVCQFDEAVEGNGFKHLGKPGKEAIWEMLSRQDEGGNRP, from the coding sequence ATGTCGGTAACGTTTCTGATCGGCCGCTCGGGCAGCGGCAAGACGACGAAAATATGGAATGCAATCTGTTCCGCTCTGCGCGAAGATCCGCTCGGCCCTCCGATTATTCAGCTCGTTCCGGAGCAGGGCTCCTTTAGCGCTGAGCAAGGGCTGCTTGGCGCCTGCGATGTCCGGGGGAGCCTGCGCGCGCAGACGCTGAGCTTTCCGCGCCTTTCCTACCGGGTGAAGCAGGAAACTGGCGGCCGGGGCAGCGTACCGATCGGCGATGAAGGCAAGAAGATGCTTCTTTACAAGATTTTGAGCCGCCGCAAGGAGGAGCTGAAGCTGTTCGGCGCCTCGTCGGACCGCCCGGGTTTCGTGGACCAATTGAGCCGGCTGCATGCCGAGCTTAAGCGGTGCTGTCTCGGCGCATCGGATCTGGAAGAGCAGATTTCCCGGCTGACGGAATCTGCGGGTAGAAGTCCGATCCTTGTGGGGAAGCTTGCGGATCTGAAGCTCGTTTTCGGCGATCTGGAGAAGGAGATGTCCCATCTGTATATGGATGAAGAAGACCGGCTGGCCGAGCTTGCGGAGCTAATTCCCAACTCCTCGTTCGTAAAGGGCTCTACCATTTTCGTAGACGGCTTCCGGGGGTTTACGGCCCGCGAATTTACGGTGCTGCGCCAGCTAATGCTTCATGCCGCCGATATCACGGTCGCGCTGACGCTTGACCGGCCATTTTTAGGCGTTAACCGGCCCCATGAGCTGGATCTGTTCCATCCATCGGCCTCGGCTTACATTAAGCTGAGAGGGATGGCGGAAGAGCTGGGCGCAGAAGTCTGGGATGAAATGCTGTCTCCTTCGGTGCTGCCGCGTTTTGCGGAGGCCCCCGCTCTGGCGCATCTGGAGCGGGGCTTTGACCGCAGGCTGGCGTACCGGGGACCGGAGCCCGCGGAAGAGGAGATTACGATCCGGGCGGCCGTGAACAAGCGGGCGGAGATTGAAGGCGCACTGCGCGAGATGATGAGGCTTGCCCGGGAGCAAGGAGCGAAGTACGGTGAAATGGCCGTGTTCGTTCGCAAGCTGGAGGATTACGATTACCTTGTTCCTGCGCTTTTCCGCGACTATGGCGTCCCGTTCTTCCTCGACCGCAAGGAAGGCGAGCTGCATCATTCGCTGGTGGAGTTTATCCGTTCGGCGCTGGACATTGTCCGCCGGCGCTGGCGGTATGAGGACGTGTTCCGGTGCATCAAGACGGGTTTCCTGCTTCCTGCGGACGGCAGCCTGACCAGGGACGATATGGACACTCTGGAAAACTACGTTCTGGCCTGCGGCATTCAAGGCTACCGCTGGACGGACAAGAATTATAAATGGAAGGCGATCCCGAGCCTGTCGCTGGAAGGCGGAGGAAAGACAGACAACAGACTGGTGCCGCTGATGGAAGCTTGCAGGGAGGCGGTGACCGGTCCGCTGATAGCTTTTGAACGGCGAATCAAGAGAAGCCGCAGCGGCGGGGACTTATGCAGGACGGTATTTGAGCTGCTGGAAGATACCTCCGCTCCCCGGAAGCTGGAATATATGAGCGCCGCCGCATTGGAAGAAGGAAGAACGCAGGACGCCCGAGAGCACCGGCAGCTGTGGGGCGCTATCCTTGATCTGCTGGATCAGATCGTCGAGATGATGGGCGATGAAGCTTTAAGCTTTGACATCTTCGCCGGGATTCTGGAGACGGGGCTTGCCGAGCTGCGGATGGGCCTTGTTCCTCCATCGCTGGATCAGGTGCTTGTCGGGACGATGGACCGGACCCGGACAACGGGTGTCAAATACGCCTTCTTGCTTGGTTTCAACGAAGGGGTCGTACCGGCGCTTATTCAGGAGGACGGTGTTCTGTCCGAGACGGAGCGTTCCTTCCTGGAAGGAGCGGGCATGGAGCTTGCTCCGGGCGCTTCCCGCAAAATGCTGGACGAGCGCTTCCTGATCTATAACGCGCTGACATCGGCTTCCCGCAAGCTGTGGATCAGCTACGCCTGTACGGATGACGAAGGCAAGTCTCTGCTTCCTTCGGAGGTTGTCCGCCATCTGCGCCGGATGTACCCGGAGGTCGCCGAGCACCCTCTGCACAGCCTTCCGGTGTCGGCACCGCCTGAGGAGCACCGCGAATTCATCGGCAATCCGAAGCAGAGTCTGCGCATGCTCATCGTACAGCTGCGCCAGTGGAAGCAGGGACAGAATATCCCGGCGGTCTGGTGGGAGGTCTACAACTGGTTTGCGGATAACGCGGAGTGGCGCCCGGACCTGCAGACGTTGACCGGCTCGCTGTTTTACCGTAATGCCGGAGCTCCGCTCAGACGCGAGACGAGTCTGCGGCTATATGGCGGCTCCACATTGCGCGGAAGCGTCTCGCGCATGGAGAAATTCGTCTCCTGCCCGTTCTCCCATTTCGCCTCCTACGGCTTGCGCCTCAAGGAGCGCCAGCTTTATAAGCTTCAGGCTCCGGATATCGGACAGCTGTTTCACGCCGCGCTGAGCTCCATGGCGGCCAAGCTGCGGGACGAGGGACGAAGCTGGGGGGCCATGACGCCGGACGAATGCCGGATGGAAGCCGGCAAGACGGTGGACATGCTGTCTCCGATGCTTCAGGGAGAGATTCTGCTTAGCTCGAAGCGCTACGGCTATATTTCCCGCAAGCTAAAGAATATTGTCGGGCGTGCCTCCGTAATTCTCGGAGAGCACGCCCGGCGGGGCAGCTTCGACATCGCTTTTCTGGAGCTGGATTTCGGACCCGGCAAGCCGCTGCCGCCCCTGCGCATCGAGCTCCCGAACGGGTGCCTGATGGAAGTCGTCGGAAGGATCGACCGGGTTGACACCGCAGAGGGCGAGAACGGAATACTGCTGCGGGTCATTGATTATAAGTCAAGCCGCAAGGATCTAAAGCTGCATGAAGTTTACTACGGGCTGTCGCTGCAGATGCTGACCTATCTCGATGTGCTGCTAACCTATGCCGAGGAGTGGCTGGGGGAGCCTGCGTTTCCGGCGGGAACGCTGTATTTCCACGTCCATGATCCGCTGCTTTCTTCAGCGAACGGCATGAACCTGGAGCAGGCGCAGCAGGAGCTGCTTAAGCGGTTCAAGATGAAGGGTCTCCTTATGGCGGACCGCGAGGTCGTCTCACTTATGGATACGAGTCTGGACAAGGGGCATTCCAGTATCGTGCCTGTTGCGATTAAGAGCGATGGCAGCTTCTACAGCAGCGCATCCGTCGCCACACCCGAGCAGTGGGGGCGCCTTCTGTCTTCGGTAAGAGGGACGATTACGGAGATCGGAACCCGCATTACCGAAGGAGATGTGGCAATCACGCCTTACCGGATTCAGCAGGAGACCGCATGCACGTTCTGTTCTTACAGGGCAGTGTGCCAGTTCGACGAGGCCGTAGAGGGCAACGGATTCAAACACTTGGGCAAGCCGGGCAAAGAGGCCATCTGGGAGATGCTGTCCCGCCAAGACGAAGGAGGAAACAGACCGTGA
- a CDS encoding DNA-3-methyladenine glycosylase I, translated as MTRCGWVNSDPLYIAYHDEEWGKPEYDDLKLFELLMLEGMQAGLSWYTILKKRENYRAAFDSFDPGKIVRYDDAKIEELMNNAGIIRNRLKIKAIINNAHVYSEISRDEGSFGRYLWSFVGGAPAVNERESLKDVPASTPESDTMSKALKKKGMKFVGSTICYAFMQASGMVDDHVKDCICRKKGVLNS; from the coding sequence ATAACCCGATGCGGCTGGGTCAACAGCGATCCTCTCTATATTGCCTACCATGACGAAGAATGGGGGAAGCCGGAATACGATGACCTGAAGCTGTTCGAGCTGCTGATGCTGGAAGGGATGCAGGCGGGCCTGAGCTGGTATACGATTTTGAAAAAAAGAGAGAATTACCGTGCAGCCTTCGACAGCTTCGATCCGGGTAAGATTGTCCGTTATGACGACGCAAAAATCGAAGAGCTGATGAATAATGCCGGGATCATTCGGAACCGCCTCAAGATCAAAGCCATTATCAATAATGCGCATGTTTACAGCGAAATTTCCCGGGATGAGGGAAGCTTCGGCCGTTATTTGTGGAGCTTTGTCGGCGGCGCGCCGGCCGTGAACGAGCGGGAGAGCCTGAAGGACGTTCCCGCGTCGACGCCGGAGTCGGATACCATGAGCAAAGCGCTGAAAAAGAAAGGTATGAAATTCGTCGGCTCCACGATCTGTTATGCGTTTATGCAGGCGTCGGGAATGGTGGATGACCATGTGAAGGACTGCATCTGCCGTAAAAAAGGGGTTCTTAACAGCTAG
- a CDS encoding Na/Pi cotransporter family protein codes for MIREVLFPVLYGIVIFLAGMKLMETALSRLAGPLLTGVLNKATATPLMGMASSTLLTALLQSSTAVTVLSIGMVNAGLLTYARTLGIILGSNIGTCLTTELIGLQIGRFAAPLLAASLSLWAAAVTLGELPSYRSRLAETGRRISLPLQFASLAIAGFALVLWGISVMQSIGPALQKSGLFAWFLNRAAENALWGFAAGACLTALVHSSSAVIGMAMGVAASGALPPELGIAIVLGANVGTCATAVIASIGGSSSGVFVAWSHVALNAGGAVLFLPVTGLIREAAAWIGGGPAAQIAHAQTLFNVACSLLALPLCYLPVWSRLERRLQ; via the coding sequence ATGATCCGCGAAGTGCTGTTCCCTGTATTATACGGCATTGTCATCTTTCTTGCCGGGATGAAGCTGATGGAGACCGCGCTCTCCAGGTTGGCCGGCCCGCTGCTTACCGGTGTCCTGAACAAGGCGACGGCCACACCCCTTATGGGCATGGCCTCCAGCACCCTGCTCACCGCCCTTCTGCAAAGCAGCACCGCCGTAACGGTGCTGTCGATCGGCATGGTCAACGCCGGGCTGCTGACCTATGCCCGGACGCTTGGGATTATTCTCGGCAGCAATATCGGCACCTGCCTGACAACGGAGCTCATCGGCCTGCAGATCGGCCGGTTCGCGGCGCCGCTGCTGGCGGCCTCGCTGTCACTTTGGGCGGCGGCGGTCACGCTTGGCGAGCTTCCGTCCTATAGATCGCGCCTTGCGGAGACCGGGCGCAGAATCTCCCTGCCGCTTCAGTTCGCCAGCCTGGCGATCGCAGGCTTCGCGCTCGTACTGTGGGGCATCTCGGTCATGCAATCCATTGGCCCCGCGCTGCAGAAGAGCGGCCTCTTCGCCTGGTTCCTGAACCGGGCGGCGGAGAACGCCCTGTGGGGCTTTGCCGCCGGAGCCTGCCTGACGGCGCTGGTGCACAGCAGCAGCGCCGTCATCGGCATGGCGATGGGCGTCGCCGCTTCCGGAGCGCTGCCGCCGGAGCTTGGCATCGCCATCGTGCTGGGTGCCAATGTTGGCACCTGCGCGACCGCGGTCATCGCCTCCATTGGCGGCAGCTCCTCAGGCGTCTTCGTCGCCTGGTCGCATGTCGCGCTCAATGCCGGCGGCGCGGTTCTGTTCCTCCCCGTTACCGGTCTGATCCGGGAGGCCGCCGCCTGGATCGGCGGCGGGCCCGCCGCGCAAATCGCCCACGCGCAGACCCTGTTTAACGTCGCCTGCTCGCTGCTGGCGCTTCCTCTCTGTTATCTGCCCGTATGGTCAAGACTGGAAAGGCGGCTGCAATAA
- the mtaB gene encoding tRNA (N(6)-L-threonylcarbamoyladenosine(37)-C(2))-methylthiotransferase MtaB, translated as MPSVAFYTLGCKVNFYDTEAIWQLFKQEGYEQVDFEGQSDVYVINTCTVTNTGDKKSRQMIRRAVRRNPEAIVAVTGCYAQTSPGEILDIPGVDLVIGNQDRDQIIRHVNNIRESRQPVNAVRNIMKTREFEELDVPGFADRTRAFLKIQDGCNNFCTFCIIPWSRGLSRSRDPKSIVRQAHQLVEAGYKEFVLTGIHTGGYGDDLDNYRLADLLWELDKVDGLERVRISSIEASQIDEKLLDVLNRSSKMCRHLHIPLQAGHNEVLKRMRRKYTTEEYFAKMQLIRQAMPDVGITTDVIVGFPGETDEMFRAGYDFMKAVNYSEMHVFPYSKRTGTPAARMEDQVDEDVKNDRVQQLIDLSEEMQLAYARRFVGQTVEVIAERSAKGAPGRDIQHGFSDNYLQVLFEGGDELQGRLCRVKLTEAGVNECRGELALVTGEALSI; from the coding sequence ATGCCATCCGTTGCTTTTTATACATTAGGCTGCAAAGTCAACTTTTACGATACCGAAGCCATCTGGCAGCTGTTCAAGCAGGAAGGCTACGAGCAGGTGGACTTCGAAGGACAGTCCGATGTCTACGTCATTAATACATGCACCGTCACCAATACGGGCGACAAAAAAAGCCGGCAGATGATCCGCCGCGCGGTCCGGCGCAATCCGGAAGCGATTGTGGCCGTTACGGGCTGCTATGCGCAGACCTCTCCGGGCGAGATTCTGGACATTCCCGGCGTCGATCTGGTCATCGGCAACCAGGACCGCGATCAGATTATCCGCCATGTGAACAATATCCGCGAATCGCGGCAGCCCGTCAACGCCGTCCGCAACATCATGAAGACGCGGGAGTTCGAGGAGCTGGACGTGCCGGGCTTTGCCGACCGGACGCGGGCTTTTCTCAAAATTCAGGACGGCTGCAACAACTTCTGCACCTTCTGCATCATTCCGTGGTCCCGGGGGCTGTCCCGCAGTCGCGATCCGAAGAGCATTGTCAGACAGGCGCATCAGCTCGTGGAGGCCGGTTACAAGGAGTTTGTGCTGACCGGCATTCATACCGGCGGCTACGGCGACGATCTTGACAATTACCGGCTTGCCGATCTGCTCTGGGAGCTGGACAAGGTGGACGGACTGGAGCGTGTGCGCATCAGCTCGATTGAAGCGAGTCAGATCGACGAGAAATTGCTGGATGTTTTGAACCGCTCTTCAAAAATGTGCCGTCATCTCCATATTCCGCTTCAGGCCGGACATAACGAAGTGCTGAAACGGATGCGCCGGAAGTATACGACCGAAGAGTATTTTGCCAAAATGCAGCTGATCCGTCAGGCGATGCCGGACGTAGGCATCACCACTGACGTCATTGTCGGCTTCCCGGGGGAGACGGACGAGATGTTCCGCGCGGGCTACGACTTCATGAAGGCCGTCAATTATTCGGAAATGCATGTGTTCCCGTATTCGAAGCGCACAGGCACGCCCGCGGCCCGCATGGAGGATCAGGTTGACGAAGACGTCAAGAACGACCGCGTGCAGCAGCTGATCGACTTGTCCGAGGAAATGCAGCTGGCCTATGCCCGCCGGTTTGTTGGACAGACGGTTGAGGTGATTGCGGAGAGATCGGCAAAAGGCGCGCCCGGCCGGGATATCCAGCACGGCTTCAGCGACAACTATCTGCAGGTGCTCTTCGAAGGCGGAGATGAGCTGCAAGGCCGGCTGTGCCGCGTCAAGCTGACAGAAGCCGGCGTCAACGAGTGCAGAGGCGAACTGGCCTTGGTGACCGGAGAGGCTTTGTCGATCTAG
- a CDS encoding RsmE family RNA methyltransferase, which produces MQRYFVDPGQFGEDHVSIGGEDARHIARVMRGKPGDKLIVSDGVSREALVEIAAINEGVVTASIIENLPMTEEARVKITVAQSLPKGDKMEIVIQKCTEIGAAAFQPFLSERTIVQYDERKESKRLDRWRKIAKEAAEQAHRNIVPEVAAPLSWKQLLKSADRYDAVYFCYEKEEGLQLRSAVAPWAARLGNSAEASVLVIVGPEGGFSESECREAEVAGAVSVGLGKRILRCETAGMVAAACILYETGEMGEA; this is translated from the coding sequence ATGCAGCGATATTTCGTAGACCCCGGGCAATTCGGGGAAGACCATGTATCCATCGGCGGTGAAGATGCCCGTCATATCGCCCGTGTAATGCGCGGCAAGCCCGGGGACAAGCTGATTGTGAGCGACGGCGTGTCCCGCGAGGCTTTGGTCGAAATTGCGGCGATTAACGAAGGCGTCGTTACCGCCTCCATTATAGAGAATTTGCCGATGACGGAGGAGGCCCGCGTCAAAATTACGGTAGCCCAAAGTCTGCCCAAGGGCGACAAGATGGAAATCGTCATTCAAAAATGCACCGAGATCGGCGCGGCCGCATTCCAGCCGTTCCTCTCGGAGCGGACCATCGTTCAGTACGACGAGCGTAAGGAGAGCAAGCGGCTGGACCGCTGGCGCAAGATTGCCAAGGAAGCCGCGGAGCAGGCGCACCGGAATATCGTTCCGGAAGTGGCTGCGCCGCTGTCCTGGAAGCAGCTGCTGAAATCGGCGGACCGCTACGATGCGGTGTACTTCTGCTACGAGAAGGAAGAAGGGCTTCAGCTGCGCTCCGCGGTTGCGCCGTGGGCGGCGCGGCTTGGAAACTCGGCGGAAGCCTCGGTCCTTGTGATCGTCGGGCCGGAGGGAGGCTTCAGCGAGAGCGAGTGCCGGGAGGCTGAAGTGGCGGGCGCGGTGTCCGTCGGCCTCGGCAAGCGTATTCTGCGCTGCGAGACGGCCGGCATGGTGGCCGCCGCTTGCATTTTATATGAAACCGGAGAAATGGGGGAAGCTTGA
- a CDS encoding site-2 protease family protein, with protein sequence MDFLQSIIRMPLDQLPFFLVSILIAFTVHEFSHAYFANRFGDPTARLLGRMTLNPAVHFDFFGILLLLIAGFGWARPVPVNRDNFSRPRVMGIIVSAAGPISNLLMAILGCLIYALLIATGVFDAIPTGKAQEAGQLFFSVFTFWNFFLFLFNLIPLPPLDGYRIIEDLAPRPLRGRLQRIEQWAMFLFLLIVFIPALQAYTIAPLSMWAYIMRSDTLNFFYQLFT encoded by the coding sequence ATGGACTTTTTGCAAAGCATTATTCGTATGCCGCTGGATCAGCTGCCGTTTTTTCTGGTATCGATTCTGATCGCCTTTACGGTTCATGAGTTCAGCCATGCTTATTTCGCTAACCGGTTCGGCGACCCGACGGCCCGATTGCTGGGCCGTATGACGCTGAATCCAGCGGTGCATTTTGATTTCTTCGGGATTCTTCTCCTGCTGATCGCGGGCTTCGGCTGGGCACGGCCGGTGCCGGTCAACCGCGACAATTTCAGCCGTCCGCGTGTGATGGGCATTATCGTATCGGCGGCTGGACCGATCAGCAATCTGCTGATGGCGATCCTCGGCTGTCTGATCTACGCGCTGCTGATTGCGACCGGCGTCTTCGATGCGATCCCGACAGGGAAAGCCCAAGAGGCGGGACAGCTGTTTTTCAGCGTATTTACTTTCTGGAACTTTTTCCTGTTTTTATTTAATCTGATTCCGCTGCCGCCGCTTGACGGCTACCGGATTATCGAAGATCTTGCGCCGCGTCCCCTACGGGGAAGACTGCAGCGGATCGAGCAGTGGGCCATGTTTCTGTTTCTGCTGATCGTGTTCATTCCCGCGCTTCAGGCGTATACGATCGCGCCTTTGAGCATGTGGGCATATATTATGCGGTCGGATACTCTTAATTTTTTCTATCAGCTTTTTACTTAA